A single region of the Pristis pectinata isolate sPriPec2 chromosome 23, sPriPec2.1.pri, whole genome shotgun sequence genome encodes:
- the nrarpa gene encoding notch-regulated ankyrin repeat-containing protein A, with protein sequence MSQAEVSPAAAPQRMFQEAVRRGNTRELQSLLQNMTDCHFNVNSFGPEGQTALHQSVIAGNLELVKLLVKFGADIRLANRDGWSALHIAAFGGHQDIVLYLITKAKYGASGGR encoded by the coding sequence ATGAGCCAGGCCGAGGTGTCCCCGGCCGCCGCCCCGCAGCGCATGTTCCAGGAGGCGGTGCGGCGCGGCAACACGCGGGAGCTGCAGTCGCTGCTGCAGAACATGACCGACTGTCACTTCAACGTCAACTCGTTCGGGCCCGAGGGCCAGACGGCGCTGCACCAGTCGGTGATCGCCGGCAACCTGGAGCTCGTCAAGCTGCTCGTCAAGTTCGGCGCCGACATCCGCCTGGCCAACCGCGACGGCTGGAGCGCGCTGCACATCGCGGCCTTCGGCGGCCACCAGGACATCGTGCTCTACCTCATCACCAAGGCCAAGTACGGGGCCAGCGGCGGCCGGTGA